A window of the Fragaria vesca subsp. vesca unplaced genomic scaffold, FraVesHawaii_1.0 scf0513126, whole genome shotgun sequence genome harbors these coding sequences:
- the LOC101292080 gene encoding histidine biosynthesis bifunctional protein hisIE, chloroplastic-like — MASSQFHCLQSVRVSSASRLFISTSFDHGRVNFKRNSNCLVYASTNNLNRDHHPQSKVDTVLDSIKWDDKGLAVALAQNVDTGAILMQGFANREAVATTISSRKATFYSRSRSMLWTKGETSNNFINVHDIFLDCDRDSIIYLGKPDGPTCHTGAETCYYTSLIDLLEDQQSGYKFPLTTLNSLESIIAKRKGELDVPQTGKPSWTRRLLLNEKLLCSKIREEADELCRTLEENEDMSRTASEMGDVLYHSMVLLALKDGKIEDVLEILRQRFSQSGIEEKRSRKTQG; from the exons ATGGCAAGTTCACAGTTCCACTGTCTGCAATCAGTCAGAGTTTCTTCTGCATCTCGGCTTTTCATATCTACTTCATTTGATCATGGTAGAGtgaattttaaaagaaatagcAATTGTCTTGTTTATGCTTCCACCAACAACTTGAACAGGGACCATCATCCTCAATCAAAG GTCGACACAGTGCTAGATAGTATAAAATGGGATGACAAAGGTTTAGCAGTTGCATTAGCTCAAAATGTTGATACAGGAGCCATCTTGATGCAAGGTTTTGCGAACAGGGAAGCAGTGGCTACAACAATCTCCTCCCGTAAGGCCACATTCTACAGTCGGTCGCGATCAATGCTGTGGACAAAGGGCGAGACCTccaataatttcattaatgtccATGACATCTTCCTTGATTGTGATCGGGACTCT ATAATATACCTAGGGAAGCCTGATGGCCCGACTTGCCACACAGGAGCAGAGACTTGCTATTACACCTCGTTGATTGATTTGTTAGAAGATCAGCAG AGTGGATATAAATTCCCGTTGACCACTCTGAACTCTTTAGAATCTATAATTGCAAAGCGAAAAGGAGAACTAGATGTTCCACAAACTGGAAAGCCCTCATGGACTAGACGACTACTACTTAATGAGAAATTGTTGTGTTCAAAAATCAG GGAAGAGGCAGATGAGCTATGTCGAACATTAGAGGAGAATGAGGATATGTCGCGTACTGCATCAGAGATGGGAGATGTTCTTTATCATTCCATGGTTCTGCTGGCCCTTAAAGATGGAAAAATAGAAGATGTTCTAGAAATTTTACGACAGAGATTTTCTCAGTCAGGTATCGAGGAAAAGAGAAGTCGCAAGACACAAGGCTAG